A section of the Halalkalicoccus tibetensis genome encodes:
- a CDS encoding helix-turn-helix transcriptional regulator, whose protein sequence is MSETQSTPDEEVRTVHDLTAFQQTILTVLSENPQYGLAIKSELEDYYESEVNHGRLYPNLNELVERNLIAKSELDKRTNQYELIDEGYDLLLGELNWKLSKIMTIEERADDITQLFDNAA, encoded by the coding sequence ATGTCAGAGACACAATCGACACCCGACGAAGAGGTGCGTACTGTACATGACTTAACCGCATTCCAGCAGACTATCCTCACTGTCCTCAGCGAGAACCCACAGTACGGCCTCGCGATCAAAAGCGAACTCGAGGACTACTACGAAAGCGAGGTCAATCACGGTCGGCTCTACCCCAACCTTAACGAGTTGGTTGAACGCAATCTGATTGCAAAAAGTGAACTCGACAAGCGCACTAACCAGTACGAACTCATTGATGAGGGCTATGACCTCCTACTCGGCGAACTCAACTGGAAGTTATCAAAGATCATGACTATCGAGGAGCGCGCAGACGATATCACTCAGCTGTTCGATAACGCCGCGTAA